A window of Macrotis lagotis isolate mMagLag1 chromosome X, bilby.v1.9.chrom.fasta, whole genome shotgun sequence contains these coding sequences:
- the HEMGN gene encoding hemogen isoform X1: MPALDQKEDNVPEITGTRSLRNRELLRKRKAEAQEKETAWLGSQNQSKRQRTAKGRGRPEMKETKKEPPLQVGRVEQEEKAKQELSSLEQQKSVMTIAEDFHSTENLEATLKEHDPKTHQSVTMPQDYTNEISEETCEPKDLSPKTYQETTVPEKYTSKTYEETAVFQEMPPKTCQATVVSESFSPKRYQETLLPKDRSLKIQETATAEIHAPEQCQETAVPERLSPETCQDRDVPTKYTLDSHQEASGPEDLSPKTCQKTPEPEKHTSKTYEETTVFKEMPLKACQEIAVPESFSPKRYQESALPKDCSLKICQESAITKNPAPERCQETAVPEELFPKTCQETSMTTKYTLKTCRETDVPEDLSPKTCQERTVTENSSPKRSQETAISEALSLKTCQETATPESFFPERDQESAVLRDCLSKTYQKTVPKKSQETAGSEEFSPKTCQEIPVSERYNLKTYQETFVPEKHAFVPCQGVVIPKDCAPKIYQEKATSEKHVLKMYQGTTLHESNFLKPFQDIGALEKPSSKTCQETAMPKDLPHKTQEKSMPEKCIPKTYQETAVREALFTKTCLEKNVFEKHVPKMSQERSVTEVLLSKKCQEREGIKEHPMELHQDTAVVKELIPNINQKISELETYVPKADQEAAMPKTLEAKIGYKTTGPEEYHADIQDPGTSGVTTAAIICPPKLEKITKAEESKTAILNLSQNNAERDYYRFLQLHQP, encoded by the exons ATGCCTGCCCTTGACCAGAAAGAGGACAATGTTCCAG AGATCACAGGAACAAGAAGTTTGCGGAACCGAGAGctactcagaaaaagaaaagctgaAGCCCAAGAAAAAGAAACGGCATGGCTTGG ATCACAAAATCAAAGCAAACGACAAAGAACAGCAAAAGGTCGAGGCCGAccagaaatgaaagaaacaaagaaggagCCTCCACTACAAGTTGGGAGAGTGGaacaggaagaaaaagcaaagcaagaaTTGTCATCTCTAGAACAACAGAAGTCTGTGATGACTATTGCCGAGGACTTCCATTCTACAGAAAACCTAGAAGCGACTCTGAAAGAACATGACCCTAAAACACATCAATCTGTAACTATGCCTCAAGACTACACAAATGAAATATCTGAAGAAACATGTGAGCCTAAGGATCTTTCTCCTAAAACATACCAAGAAACAACTGTGCCTGAAAAATATACCTCTAAAACATATGAAGAGACTGCAGTATTTCAAGAGATGCCTCCTAAAACATGCCAAGCAACAGTTGTATCTGAATCTTTCTCTCCtaaaagatatcaagaaacaCTTCTTCCTAAAGATCGCTCTTTGAAAATACAAGAAACTGCTACCGCTGAAATCCATGCCCCTGAGCAATGCCAAGAAACAGCTGTCCCTGAAAGACTTTCTCCTGAAACATGCCAGGATAGAGATGTGCCTACAAAATACACCCTTGATTCACACCAAGAAGCATCTGGACCTGAAGATCTCTCTCCTAAAACTTGCCAAAAAACACCTGAGCCTGAAAAACATACCTCTAAAACCTATGAAGAAACCACGGTATTTAAAGAGATGCCTCTTAAAGCATGCCAAGAAATAGCTGttcctgaatctttctctccTAAGAGATACCAAGAATCAGCTCTTCCTAAAGACTGCTCGCTGAAAATATGTCAAGAATCAGCTATCACTAAAAACCCTGCACCTGAGAGATGCCAAGAAACAGCTGTCCCTGAAGAACTTTTTCCTAAAACATGCCAGGAAACAAGCATGACTACAAAATACACCCTTAAAACATGCCGAGAGACAGATGTCCCTGAAGATCTCTCTCCTAAAACATGCCAAGAAAGAACTGTAACTGAAAATTCTTCCCCtaaaagaagtcaagaaacagCCATTTCTGAAGCACTTTCTCTTAAAACCTGCCAAGAGACAGCAACACCTGAAtccttttttcctgaaagagaCCAAGAAAGCGCTGTTCTGAGAGATTGTCTGAGTAAAACATATCAAAAAACAGTGCCTAAGAAATCCCAAGAAACAGCTGGATCTGAAGAGTTTTCTCCAAAAACATGCCAGGAAATACCTGTGTCTGAAAGATACAACCTTAAAACCTACCAAGAAACATTTGTGCCAGAAAAACATGCCTTTGTACCATGCCAAGGAGTGGTTATACCTAAAGATTGTGCTCCTAAGATATACCAGGAGAAAGCTACCTCTGAAAAACATGTCCTTAAAATGTACCAAGGAACAACTCTGCATGAAAGTAACTTTCTAAAACCATTCCAGGACATAGGTGCACTTGAAAAGCCTTCCTCTAAAACATGTCAAGAAACAGCTATGCCCAAAGATCTCCCTCATAAAACACAGGAAAAATCTATGCCTGAAAAATGTATTCCAAAAACATACCAAGAAACAGCGGTACGTGAAGCTCTTTTTACTAAGACATGCCtagagaaaaatgtatttgaaaaacaTGTCCCCAAGATGTCTCAAGAAAGGTCTGTGACTGAAGTTCTCTTGTCTAAAAAATGCCAAGAAAGAGAAGGCATTAAAGAGCATCCTATGGAGCTACACCAAGATACAGCTGTGGTCAAAGAGCTTATCCCTAATATAAATCAGAAAATATCTGAGCTTGAAACATATGTCCCTAAAGCAGACCAAGAAGCAGCTATGCCTAAAACTCTTGAGGCTAAAATAGGCTACAAAACAACGGGTCCTGAAGAATATCATGCTGACATTCAGGATCCTGGGACATCTGGAGTAACTACAGCAGCTATCATCTGTCCTCCAA agctggaaaaaataacaaaagcagAGGAATCAAAAACTGCAATTCTGAACCTTTCCCAGAACAATGCAGAGAGAGATTACTACAGATTTCTACAACTACATCAACCATAA
- the HEMGN gene encoding hemogen isoform X2 — translation MKETKKEPPLQVGRVEQEEKAKQELSSLEQQKSVMTIAEDFHSTENLEATLKEHDPKTHQSVTMPQDYTNEISEETCEPKDLSPKTYQETTVPEKYTSKTYEETAVFQEMPPKTCQATVVSESFSPKRYQETLLPKDRSLKIQETATAEIHAPEQCQETAVPERLSPETCQDRDVPTKYTLDSHQEASGPEDLSPKTCQKTPEPEKHTSKTYEETTVFKEMPLKACQEIAVPESFSPKRYQESALPKDCSLKICQESAITKNPAPERCQETAVPEELFPKTCQETSMTTKYTLKTCRETDVPEDLSPKTCQERTVTENSSPKRSQETAISEALSLKTCQETATPESFFPERDQESAVLRDCLSKTYQKTVPKKSQETAGSEEFSPKTCQEIPVSERYNLKTYQETFVPEKHAFVPCQGVVIPKDCAPKIYQEKATSEKHVLKMYQGTTLHESNFLKPFQDIGALEKPSSKTCQETAMPKDLPHKTQEKSMPEKCIPKTYQETAVREALFTKTCLEKNVFEKHVPKMSQERSVTEVLLSKKCQEREGIKEHPMELHQDTAVVKELIPNINQKISELETYVPKADQEAAMPKTLEAKIGYKTTGPEEYHADIQDPGTSGVTTAAIICPPKLEKITKAEESKTAILNLSQNNAERDYYRFLQLHQP, via the exons atgaaagaaacaaagaaggagCCTCCACTACAAGTTGGGAGAGTGGaacaggaagaaaaagcaaagcaagaaTTGTCATCTCTAGAACAACAGAAGTCTGTGATGACTATTGCCGAGGACTTCCATTCTACAGAAAACCTAGAAGCGACTCTGAAAGAACATGACCCTAAAACACATCAATCTGTAACTATGCCTCAAGACTACACAAATGAAATATCTGAAGAAACATGTGAGCCTAAGGATCTTTCTCCTAAAACATACCAAGAAACAACTGTGCCTGAAAAATATACCTCTAAAACATATGAAGAGACTGCAGTATTTCAAGAGATGCCTCCTAAAACATGCCAAGCAACAGTTGTATCTGAATCTTTCTCTCCtaaaagatatcaagaaacaCTTCTTCCTAAAGATCGCTCTTTGAAAATACAAGAAACTGCTACCGCTGAAATCCATGCCCCTGAGCAATGCCAAGAAACAGCTGTCCCTGAAAGACTTTCTCCTGAAACATGCCAGGATAGAGATGTGCCTACAAAATACACCCTTGATTCACACCAAGAAGCATCTGGACCTGAAGATCTCTCTCCTAAAACTTGCCAAAAAACACCTGAGCCTGAAAAACATACCTCTAAAACCTATGAAGAAACCACGGTATTTAAAGAGATGCCTCTTAAAGCATGCCAAGAAATAGCTGttcctgaatctttctctccTAAGAGATACCAAGAATCAGCTCTTCCTAAAGACTGCTCGCTGAAAATATGTCAAGAATCAGCTATCACTAAAAACCCTGCACCTGAGAGATGCCAAGAAACAGCTGTCCCTGAAGAACTTTTTCCTAAAACATGCCAGGAAACAAGCATGACTACAAAATACACCCTTAAAACATGCCGAGAGACAGATGTCCCTGAAGATCTCTCTCCTAAAACATGCCAAGAAAGAACTGTAACTGAAAATTCTTCCCCtaaaagaagtcaagaaacagCCATTTCTGAAGCACTTTCTCTTAAAACCTGCCAAGAGACAGCAACACCTGAAtccttttttcctgaaagagaCCAAGAAAGCGCTGTTCTGAGAGATTGTCTGAGTAAAACATATCAAAAAACAGTGCCTAAGAAATCCCAAGAAACAGCTGGATCTGAAGAGTTTTCTCCAAAAACATGCCAGGAAATACCTGTGTCTGAAAGATACAACCTTAAAACCTACCAAGAAACATTTGTGCCAGAAAAACATGCCTTTGTACCATGCCAAGGAGTGGTTATACCTAAAGATTGTGCTCCTAAGATATACCAGGAGAAAGCTACCTCTGAAAAACATGTCCTTAAAATGTACCAAGGAACAACTCTGCATGAAAGTAACTTTCTAAAACCATTCCAGGACATAGGTGCACTTGAAAAGCCTTCCTCTAAAACATGTCAAGAAACAGCTATGCCCAAAGATCTCCCTCATAAAACACAGGAAAAATCTATGCCTGAAAAATGTATTCCAAAAACATACCAAGAAACAGCGGTACGTGAAGCTCTTTTTACTAAGACATGCCtagagaaaaatgtatttgaaaaacaTGTCCCCAAGATGTCTCAAGAAAGGTCTGTGACTGAAGTTCTCTTGTCTAAAAAATGCCAAGAAAGAGAAGGCATTAAAGAGCATCCTATGGAGCTACACCAAGATACAGCTGTGGTCAAAGAGCTTATCCCTAATATAAATCAGAAAATATCTGAGCTTGAAACATATGTCCCTAAAGCAGACCAAGAAGCAGCTATGCCTAAAACTCTTGAGGCTAAAATAGGCTACAAAACAACGGGTCCTGAAGAATATCATGCTGACATTCAGGATCCTGGGACATCTGGAGTAACTACAGCAGCTATCATCTGTCCTCCAA agctggaaaaaataacaaaagcagAGGAATCAAAAACTGCAATTCTGAACCTTTCCCAGAACAATGCAGAGAGAGATTACTACAGATTTCTACAACTACATCAACCATAA